The proteins below are encoded in one region of Paraburkholderia aromaticivorans:
- the epsC gene encoding serine O-acetyltransferase EpsC: MPNVPTQNWGLEQIVADLRASREQLHRTRHPLGIRELPSRDAVINIVAGLRAALFPTHYGAPDLTDETVDYYVGHTLESTLRLLAEQIRRALRFLPEFGETPDVDLQARAFGVAREFGTQLPGIRALLVSDIQAAFTGDPAAQHITEILLCYPGVWAMTHHRLAHALHLLGVPLLARFINEIAHSATGIDIHPGATIGPSFFIDHGTGVVIGETAIIGERVRVYQAVTLGAKSFAADLDGTLVKGNARHPIVEDDVVIYAGATILGRVTIGRGSVIGGNVWLTHSVPPGSSVSQGKIREGERTDEGQQ, encoded by the coding sequence ATGCCTAACGTGCCTACCCAGAACTGGGGCCTCGAACAGATCGTCGCCGACTTGCGCGCGTCACGTGAACAATTGCATCGCACGCGGCATCCGCTCGGCATTCGCGAGTTGCCGTCGCGTGATGCGGTGATCAACATCGTCGCCGGCCTGCGCGCGGCGCTGTTTCCCACGCACTACGGCGCGCCCGATCTGACTGACGAAACCGTCGACTACTACGTTGGTCATACGCTTGAAAGCACGCTACGGCTGCTCGCGGAACAGATTCGCCGTGCCCTGCGCTTTTTGCCCGAATTCGGCGAAACACCGGATGTCGATTTGCAGGCGCGCGCATTCGGCGTCGCGCGTGAATTCGGCACGCAATTGCCGGGCATCCGCGCGTTGCTGGTCAGCGACATTCAGGCGGCTTTCACCGGCGATCCGGCTGCGCAGCACATCACCGAAATTCTGCTTTGCTATCCAGGCGTGTGGGCGATGACGCATCATCGGCTCGCGCATGCGCTGCATCTGCTGGGTGTGCCGTTGCTGGCGCGTTTCATCAACGAGATCGCGCATTCGGCAACCGGCATCGACATTCACCCGGGCGCGACGATCGGGCCGAGCTTCTTTATCGACCACGGCACGGGTGTCGTGATCGGAGAGACGGCGATCATCGGCGAACGCGTGCGCGTGTATCAGGCCGTGACGCTCGGTGCGAAGAGTTTCGCCGCGGATCTCGACGGCACGCTGGTCAAAGGCAACGCGCGTCATCCGATCGTCGAGGACGATGTCGTGATCTATGCCGGCGCGACAATTCTCGGGCGCGTGACGATCGGGCGCGGCTCGGTGATCGGCGGCAATGTATGGCTCACGCACAGCGTGCCGCCGGGCAGCAGCGTGTCGCAAGGCAAGATCCGCGAAGGCGAGCGTACCGATGAGGGGCAGCAGTGA
- a CDS encoding AraC family transcriptional regulator, with protein MPRCAIGGVEATVAETAHTFPRHSHDRFGVGVIVSGGHRSASGRGLVEARANDAIMVNPGEVHDGSPLDERGRAWRMLYFEPSMLVTAATELTGAAAREIELTQPVAHDPLLKRLFERLFAVAVEAPSVADNLAREEALLELLGHVVRVHATRPTHSWSTDALGPIARAKARIDDDPSSPLTLADLAADAGMSRFQLLRGFAHEMGLPPHAYRMQRRVVLARQWIARGATLADAAAAAGFADQSHMTRAFVRLLGVTPANYAAALR; from the coding sequence ATGCCTCGCTGCGCGATTGGCGGCGTCGAAGCGACGGTGGCTGAAACGGCGCATACGTTTCCGCGTCATTCGCACGATCGCTTCGGCGTCGGCGTGATCGTCAGCGGCGGGCATCGGTCGGCGAGCGGACGCGGGCTCGTCGAAGCGCGGGCCAACGACGCGATCATGGTCAATCCCGGCGAAGTCCACGACGGCAGTCCGCTCGACGAGCGCGGACGCGCGTGGCGCATGTTGTATTTCGAACCGTCGATGCTCGTCACCGCCGCCACTGAACTGACCGGCGCGGCGGCGCGCGAGATCGAACTCACGCAGCCGGTGGCGCACGATCCTTTGCTGAAGCGTTTGTTCGAACGGCTGTTCGCCGTCGCGGTGGAGGCGCCATCAGTAGCGGACAATCTGGCGCGCGAGGAGGCGTTGCTCGAACTGCTCGGGCACGTCGTCCGCGTTCATGCGACGCGGCCAACCCACTCATGGTCGACTGATGCGTTGGGGCCGATTGCGCGAGCGAAAGCACGCATCGACGACGACCCTTCTTCTCCACTCACGCTGGCCGATCTCGCCGCCGACGCCGGCATGAGCCGTTTCCAGTTGTTGCGTGGTTTCGCGCATGAGATGGGACTGCCGCCGCATGCGTACAGAATGCAGCGTCGCGTGGTGCTCGCCAGACAGTGGATCGCGCGGGGCGCGACGCTTGCCGATGCGGCTGCCGCAGCAGGCTTTGCCGATCAGAGTCATATGACGCGCGCGTTCGTGCGCCTGCTCGGTGTGACACCCGCGAACTACGCGGCCGCACTGCGGTGA
- a CDS encoding metal-dependent hydrolase, protein MASSKAHHATGFAAGVIAAAIVARIGGGSFHVGVLLSFITGVIGSTAPDWLEVAWWSRARRLWITHRTLTHWGVGWLALLAVSYHWLGHSVYAAPAFGFACGGLMHLFADWPNPLGVPWIAGRHSLNLWNSGNCDLIVVAASWAAAWFIGQHVWLHGVHGAALLQHLRIG, encoded by the coding sequence ATGGCATCCAGCAAAGCACATCACGCTACCGGTTTTGCGGCCGGCGTCATCGCGGCGGCGATCGTCGCGCGAATAGGCGGCGGTTCATTTCATGTCGGCGTGTTGTTGAGTTTCATCACCGGTGTGATTGGCAGCACGGCGCCGGACTGGCTCGAAGTCGCGTGGTGGTCGCGCGCGCGGCGTCTGTGGATCACACATCGCACGCTGACGCATTGGGGCGTGGGATGGCTCGCGTTGCTCGCGGTGTCGTATCACTGGCTCGGGCATTCGGTCTATGCCGCGCCGGCGTTCGGATTTGCCTGCGGCGGCCTGATGCATCTGTTCGCCGATTGGCCGAATCCATTAGGCGTGCCATGGATTGCCGGCCGGCACTCGTTGAATCTCTGGAATAGCGGGAACTGCGACCTGATCGTCGTGGCGGCTTCGTGGGCGGCGGCGTGGTTTATCGGGCAGCACGTCTGGTTGCATGGCGTGCATGGCGCGGCTTTGCTCCAGCATTTGCGGATCGGATAA
- a CDS encoding PhoX family protein — MAQPLDLSRRKALKLLVGAPMLPLGGLATASMLTACGGSDELATPVKPVANFVSAAFASMAAPTLADPAAMAKTTVGSTLTVQLSDGSSRAFKLAYQPFFVTGDSVPNVKGGTILAGGYFDIDNQPIVDKSVAGKERQFYSDCPDGSSLIRLDNPTVKGLKGNAVFAVVQFEYATRDQSLVSMYGRLPSPIAVLTLDQDPATGKLTLAGYSNVDTSKAHGLWITCGASLSPWNTHLSSEEYEPDATTIASNSQFKGFSRSLYGDETTANPYHYGHLPEVTVNPDGTGTIRKHYCLGRISHELIQVMPDKRTVLMGDDATNGGLFMFIADREADLSAGTLYVAKWTQVSASGAGAATLSWINLGHATSDEIEALANQLRASDIMDVVTKDPLDPAYTKINYNGTFNWVRVKPGMTRAATFLETHRYAALAGGSMGFTKLEGTTVNIKDKVLYSAMSRIDKSMVRGNAASTDVAVDKTINAGAVYALNMKGGQRDRGGAAINSEWVPADMAAPAALVGEDLLAADALGNTANPERIANPDNLKFSEKLRTLFIGEDSGMHVNNFLWAYNVDTKTLARVLSCPAGAESTGLHAVDEINGWTYVMSNFQHVGDWESPLHDKIKSTLDPLVRANYKDRFGATVGYLTADPAGIKL; from the coding sequence ATGGCACAGCCGCTCGACCTTTCCCGCCGCAAGGCTCTGAAACTCCTCGTGGGCGCGCCAATGCTGCCGCTCGGCGGTCTTGCCACGGCTTCGATGCTGACCGCTTGCGGCGGCAGCGACGAGCTGGCGACGCCGGTCAAACCGGTCGCCAACTTCGTCTCCGCGGCGTTCGCCAGCATGGCCGCGCCGACGCTGGCTGACCCCGCCGCCATGGCGAAGACCACGGTCGGCTCGACTTTGACGGTGCAACTGAGCGACGGCAGCAGCCGCGCGTTCAAGCTGGCGTATCAGCCGTTCTTCGTCACCGGCGACAGCGTGCCGAACGTGAAGGGCGGGACGATTCTTGCCGGCGGCTATTTCGACATCGACAATCAGCCGATCGTCGATAAATCGGTGGCGGGCAAGGAGCGCCAGTTCTACTCGGATTGCCCGGACGGCAGCTCGTTGATCCGCCTCGATAATCCGACGGTGAAGGGCCTCAAGGGCAACGCGGTGTTCGCCGTCGTGCAGTTCGAATACGCCACCCGCGATCAAAGTCTGGTCTCGATGTACGGCCGACTGCCGTCGCCGATCGCCGTGCTCACGCTCGACCAGGACCCGGCCACCGGCAAGCTCACGCTGGCAGGCTACTCGAACGTCGATACATCGAAGGCCCATGGTTTGTGGATCACCTGCGGCGCGAGCCTGTCGCCATGGAACACGCATCTGTCGAGCGAAGAGTACGAGCCGGACGCCACCACGATCGCCAGCAACAGCCAGTTCAAAGGCTTCAGCCGCAGCCTGTATGGCGATGAAACCACCGCGAACCCGTATCACTACGGCCATCTGCCGGAAGTGACGGTCAATCCGGACGGCACCGGCACGATCAGGAAGCACTATTGCCTCGGCCGCATCTCGCACGAATTGATTCAGGTGATGCCGGACAAGCGCACCGTCCTGATGGGCGACGACGCGACCAACGGCGGCCTGTTCATGTTCATCGCGGATCGCGAAGCCGATCTGTCGGCGGGCACGCTGTATGTCGCGAAGTGGACGCAGGTGTCCGCGAGCGGCGCGGGCGCGGCGACGCTGTCGTGGATCAACCTGGGCCACGCGACCAGCGACGAAATCGAGGCGCTCGCGAACCAGCTGCGCGCCAGCGACATCATGGACGTCGTGACCAAGGATCCGCTCGATCCGGCCTACACGAAGATCAACTACAACGGCACGTTCAACTGGGTGCGCGTCAAGCCCGGCATGACGCGGGCGGCAACGTTCCTCGAGACGCATCGCTATGCGGCGTTGGCCGGCGGCAGTATGGGCTTCACGAAACTCGAAGGCACGACGGTCAATATCAAGGACAAGGTGCTGTATTCGGCGATGTCGCGTATCGACAAGTCGATGGTGCGCGGCAATGCCGCATCCACCGACGTGGCCGTCGACAAGACGATCAACGCCGGCGCGGTCTATGCGCTGAACATGAAGGGCGGCCAGCGCGACCGCGGCGGCGCCGCGATCAACAGCGAATGGGTGCCGGCGGACATGGCCGCGCCCGCGGCGCTGGTCGGCGAGGATCTGTTAGCGGCCGACGCGCTCGGCAACACGGCGAATCCCGAGCGCATTGCGAACCCGGACAACCTCAAGTTCTCGGAGAAACTGCGCACGCTCTTTATCGGCGAGGACAGCGGCATGCACGTGAACAACTTCCTGTGGGCGTACAACGTCGACACGAAGACGCTCGCGCGCGTGCTGTCGTGCCCGGCGGGTGCCGAATCGACCGGCCTGCACGCGGTCGATGAAATCAATGGGTGGACATACGTGATGAGCAACTTTCAGCACGTCGGCGATTGGGAAAGTCCGTTGCACGACAAGATCAAATCGACGCTCGATCCGCTCGTGCGGGCGAACTATAAGGACCGGTTCGGGGCGACGGTGGGGTATCTGACGGCGGATCCGGCGGGGATCAAGTTGTAA
- a CDS encoding CDP-alcohol phosphatidyltransferase family protein, with protein sequence MNSRPQTPINVPPPRTWDARLARRLVTPLVGTWVTPNHLTTLRLLIGLAGALCLAHGEFAWANAGAFLIVLSNFVDHTDGELARIGGKSSRIGHFYDLACDALVTVTLFVGMGVGAGATHIAGLRIAPGVLGAVAGVAIALIFFLRMRIEEMAGKAGTKQASVAGFETEDVLYLLPIVTLTSVALPFVVVASIGAPLFAVWVVVDYWRVARRAASPAPVAAGASEARQMWASE encoded by the coding sequence ATGAATTCGCGACCCCAAACTCCAATTAACGTTCCGCCGCCCCGAACATGGGACGCGCGGCTCGCCCGCCGGCTCGTGACTCCGCTCGTCGGTACGTGGGTCACACCAAACCATCTGACCACGCTGCGCCTGCTGATCGGGCTGGCAGGCGCGCTCTGCCTCGCTCACGGCGAATTCGCGTGGGCCAATGCCGGCGCCTTCCTGATCGTGCTGTCGAACTTTGTCGACCACACGGACGGCGAACTCGCGCGCATCGGCGGAAAGTCGAGCCGGATCGGTCATTTTTACGACCTCGCGTGCGACGCGCTCGTGACCGTCACGTTATTCGTCGGCATGGGTGTGGGAGCGGGCGCCACGCACATCGCCGGATTGAGGATCGCGCCGGGTGTGCTCGGCGCCGTGGCCGGCGTGGCGATCGCGCTGATTTTCTTCCTGCGCATGCGCATCGAGGAAATGGCCGGCAAGGCGGGCACGAAGCAGGCCTCCGTCGCCGGTTTCGAAACTGAAGACGTCTTGTATCTGCTGCCGATCGTCACGCTGACGAGCGTCGCACTGCCCTTCGTGGTGGTCGCGTCGATCGGCGCGCCGCTTTTCGCTGTTTGGGTGGTGGTCGACTACTGGCGCGTTGCGCGCCGTGCCGCTAGTCCGGCGCCCGTTGCCGCCGGCGCGTCCGAAGCCCGTCAAATGTGGGCCAGCGAATGA
- a CDS encoding HalD/BesD family halogenase, with the protein MSTQAENDVIAPVPVERSPAASPAPNADHAVASRTRAFDNPRLRKDFAEQGAFLYLEDFLAPEVTTQLVHSARSLLDEVNRNYLPGHKQGGSVSRHTIDRLAPFIAELYRSKELIGWLEQLSGDKLQLSPADDPHAYALYYYTRPGDHIGWHYDTSYYDGRRYTLLLGVIDESSCRLDYELHTRNPEIPDQPGSVQIPPGGLVFFDGDKLRHRITPASANEMRVSLTFEYVTDPNMRPWRRFISNMKDAIAYFGFRQVFRQMTQRGKGRT; encoded by the coding sequence ATGAGTACGCAGGCCGAAAACGATGTGATCGCGCCCGTTCCCGTCGAACGTTCGCCGGCTGCGTCGCCCGCACCGAATGCCGACCACGCGGTTGCGAGCCGCACGCGCGCGTTTGACAACCCGCGTCTGCGCAAGGATTTCGCCGAGCAGGGCGCGTTTCTCTATCTGGAAGACTTTCTCGCGCCCGAAGTTACGACGCAGCTCGTCCATAGCGCGCGTTCGCTGCTCGACGAAGTGAACCGCAACTATCTGCCGGGTCACAAGCAGGGCGGCAGCGTCAGTCGTCATACGATCGACCGTCTCGCGCCGTTCATCGCCGAACTGTACCGCTCGAAGGAGTTGATCGGCTGGCTGGAGCAACTGAGCGGCGACAAATTACAGCTTTCGCCCGCCGACGATCCGCATGCGTACGCGTTGTACTACTACACGCGGCCGGGCGACCACATCGGCTGGCACTACGATACTTCGTACTATGACGGCCGCCGTTACACGCTGCTGCTCGGCGTGATCGACGAATCGTCTTGCCGGCTCGACTACGAACTTCATACGCGCAATCCGGAGATTCCGGATCAGCCGGGCTCGGTGCAGATTCCGCCGGGCGGCCTGGTGTTTTTCGACGGCGACAAGCTGCGCCATCGCATCACGCCCGCCAGCGCGAACGAAATGCGCGTGTCGCTCACTTTCGAATACGTGACCGATCCGAACATGCGGCCGTGGCGTCGTTTCATTTCGAACATGAAGGACGCGATTGCGTACTTCGGCTTCCGCCAGGTCTTTCGCCAGATGACCCAACGCGGGAAGGGCCGCACATGA
- a CDS encoding lysylphosphatidylglycerol synthase domain-containing protein encodes MSRAALILLSIGTALFVGLLAWQGFGTVASTLLTAGWGLALVAAFHLVPLILDAGAISVLFQPRRDGVHHDLSLRDALFARWIGESVNSLLPAGQIGGPVVMVRQLSQRGMRMRDAAAAITVSTTAQALAQIIFALGGLLLFGAYAAHGALHDLQTATLIATGVLGAMIVGFYYAQRRGLFGRLLGVVSKVFGKRDWSSLMTRAEAVDAAVQAMYRERGRVAASFAMSLLGWIVGTVEVWLALRFLGHPVDWVDALLLESLGQAIRGAAFMIPGSLGVQEGGYLLLAPLVGLPPDAALALSLAKRAREILLGLPGLLVLHFSERSWQRRRATGRVPVVD; translated from the coding sequence ATGAGCCGCGCGGCCCTGATTCTGCTGTCGATCGGGACGGCGCTGTTTGTCGGCCTGCTCGCTTGGCAGGGTTTCGGTACGGTCGCCTCGACGCTGCTCACGGCAGGCTGGGGACTCGCGCTCGTTGCGGCGTTCCACCTCGTGCCCCTGATTCTCGATGCCGGTGCGATCTCCGTGTTGTTCCAACCCCGTCGTGACGGCGTGCATCACGATCTGTCGTTGCGCGACGCGCTGTTCGCGCGCTGGATCGGCGAGTCGGTGAATAGTCTGTTGCCGGCCGGCCAGATCGGCGGCCCGGTTGTCATGGTGCGGCAACTGTCCCAGCGTGGCATGCGCATGCGTGATGCGGCCGCTGCAATCACGGTAAGCACGACCGCGCAGGCGCTCGCGCAGATCATCTTCGCGCTGGGCGGACTTTTGCTGTTCGGCGCTTACGCTGCGCACGGCGCGCTGCACGATCTGCAGACCGCCACGCTGATCGCGACCGGCGTCTTGGGCGCGATGATCGTCGGGTTCTACTATGCGCAGCGGCGCGGTCTTTTCGGCCGTTTGCTCGGCGTGGTCTCGAAGGTTTTCGGCAAGCGCGACTGGTCTTCGCTGATGACGCGCGCCGAAGCCGTCGACGCCGCCGTGCAGGCCATGTACCGCGAACGCGGCCGCGTGGCGGCAAGCTTCGCGATGAGCCTGTTGGGCTGGATCGTCGGCACGGTGGAGGTGTGGCTCGCGCTGCGCTTTCTCGGACATCCGGTCGACTGGGTCGACGCGTTGTTGCTCGAAAGCCTGGGCCAAGCCATCCGCGGCGCGGCGTTCATGATTCCCGGTTCGCTCGGCGTGCAGGAAGGCGGCTATCTGCTGCTCGCGCCGCTGGTCGGTTTGCCGCCGGACGCGGCCTTGGCGTTGTCGCTCGCCAAGCGCGCCCGCGAAATCCTGCTAGGCTTGCCGGGTCTGCTGGTTTTGCACTTCAGCGAACGAAGCTGGCAACGGCGCCGCGCGACAGGGCGCGTGCCGGTTGTCGATTAA